A window of Sphingobacterium sp. SRCM116780 contains these coding sequences:
- a CDS encoding deoxyguanosinetriphosphate triphosphohydrolase, with amino-acid sequence MSVNTSMNWKQLLSAKRWGYEDRVSDSYLITRSEFQRDYDRLIFSSPFRRLQNKTQVFPLPGAVFVHNRLTHSLEVASVGRSLGRLFYTKMKDANPAVDELFPYLQEVGNIVSAACLSHDLGNPAFGHSGEAAISTYFTEGDGRKYQEQVTKEEWADLTHFEGNANALRILTHPFNGKDDKGFALTYTSLASIVKYPCAAIDGHIKKNHHRKKYGFFASEKQTFETIAIELGILVDPTNARGYLRHPLVYLVEAADDICYNIIDLEDAHHLKILTYPEVEELLLPLCGGEDLRTRLDSLIDTASRVALLRAKAINTLTKACVEVFYAEQERILSGTFPSSLMDALDADVVAHLKRISTISIAKIYNAPTVVQIEVAGYKVMNALLAEFVPAYLKKNKNSYDEKLVALIPHQFYTDREDSYSKIRSVLDFVSGMTDVYAIDLYRKITGMIIPSID; translated from the coding sequence ATGTCTGTAAATACAAGTATGAATTGGAAACAACTGCTATCAGCTAAACGTTGGGGATATGAAGATCGCGTGAGCGATAGCTATTTGATAACACGTTCGGAATTTCAACGGGATTATGATCGATTGATCTTTTCTTCTCCATTTAGAAGACTGCAGAATAAAACCCAAGTTTTCCCGTTGCCAGGAGCTGTATTTGTTCATAATCGATTGACCCATAGTCTGGAAGTTGCCAGTGTGGGGAGGTCATTAGGTCGTTTGTTTTATACGAAGATGAAAGATGCGAATCCTGCAGTCGATGAACTTTTTCCATATTTACAAGAAGTAGGGAATATTGTTTCAGCAGCATGTCTATCGCATGATCTGGGTAATCCGGCATTTGGACACTCAGGAGAGGCCGCTATTTCCACTTATTTCACAGAAGGAGACGGTCGAAAATATCAGGAACAAGTAACAAAAGAAGAATGGGCAGACTTAACACATTTTGAAGGGAACGCAAATGCGCTTCGTATTCTAACGCATCCTTTTAATGGAAAAGATGATAAAGGATTTGCTTTAACCTATACCTCTTTGGCATCCATTGTGAAGTATCCATGTGCAGCGATTGATGGTCACATCAAAAAGAATCACCATCGTAAGAAATATGGTTTCTTTGCTTCTGAAAAACAGACTTTTGAAACAATAGCCATAGAATTAGGCATTTTGGTAGACCCAACGAATGCAAGAGGTTATTTACGTCACCCACTTGTATATCTAGTAGAAGCCGCGGACGATATTTGTTATAATATCATTGATCTAGAAGATGCACACCATTTAAAAATACTGACCTATCCCGAAGTAGAAGAACTGTTACTTCCTCTGTGTGGTGGCGAAGATTTAAGAACACGTTTAGACTCCCTGATCGATACCGCAAGCCGAGTAGCATTATTAAGGGCGAAAGCAATCAATACGTTAACAAAAGCGTGTGTAGAAGTATTTTATGCTGAACAAGAAAGAATATTAAGCGGAACTTTTCCGTCCTCATTGATGGATGCGCTAGACGCTGATGTTGTTGCTCATCTGAAAAGAATTTCTACAATATCTATAGCAAAAATTTACAATGCACCTACAGTTGTTCAAATTGAAGTGGCTGGTTATAAAGTGATGAATGCTTTACTAGCCGAATTTGTACCAGCCTATTTGAAGAAGAACAAAAATAGTTATGATGAGAAACTTGTGGCATTAATCCCACATCAGTTTTATACAGATCGAGAAGATTCTTATTCTAAAATAAGATCAGTATTGGATTTTGTTTCGGGAATGACAGATGTATATGCCATCGATTTGTATCGTAAAATTACAGGTATGATTATTCCTTCAATAGATTAA
- a CDS encoding aldose epimerase family protein, which produces MNHYHLPSIHNFSSTINEKNTHLIVLKNTRGMQVALSDYGARIVSILVPDNKGNLIDVALGFGSIHRYYYADEQYHGVTAGRFANRIANGKFELNGKEFSLPINNGINCLHGGPNGFHKKIWDRRVSYESQAEFYLISADGEEGFPGNLNVSVSYTLTNENEIIIKYRADSDQDTVINLTNHTYFNLNGEGSGDILSHQLRIHADAYLAVDDYQIPCARVPVAGTAFDFQEFKSIAQDIIAPDEQLISAKGYDHCYIHNNPISQACATVYSPSSGVRLDVFTTEPGVQLYTGNWMTGNDIGKSGNTYLPYAGFCLETQHFPDSPNQPEFPSTLLKTGEEFISETHYKFSIEK; this is translated from the coding sequence ATGAATCACTATCACTTACCATCTATTCATAATTTTTCAAGCACAATTAACGAAAAAAACACGCATCTTATCGTTTTAAAAAATACAAGAGGAATGCAGGTTGCTTTGAGCGATTATGGGGCAAGAATTGTTAGCATTCTAGTGCCCGACAACAAGGGAAACCTTATTGATGTTGCTTTAGGATTTGGTTCGATACACCGTTATTATTATGCTGATGAACAATACCACGGGGTTACTGCAGGAAGATTTGCCAATCGCATCGCGAATGGCAAATTTGAATTAAATGGGAAAGAATTTTCTCTTCCTATCAATAACGGAATTAATTGTCTTCATGGTGGACCAAATGGTTTCCACAAAAAGATTTGGGATAGACGTGTCAGTTATGAATCGCAAGCTGAGTTTTATTTAATATCTGCAGATGGAGAAGAAGGTTTTCCAGGAAACCTGAACGTTTCTGTCAGTTATACCTTAACAAATGAAAATGAAATCATTATAAAATATCGGGCAGATAGCGATCAAGATACGGTAATCAATTTGACCAATCATACGTATTTCAATTTGAATGGAGAGGGATCCGGAGATATTTTAAGTCATCAGTTAAGAATTCATGCTGATGCTTATTTGGCTGTTGACGATTATCAAATCCCTTGTGCTAGAGTTCCTGTTGCTGGAACAGCATTTGACTTTCAGGAATTCAAATCAATTGCTCAGGATATTATTGCTCCTGATGAACAATTAATTTCAGCAAAAGGTTATGATCATTGCTATATCCACAACAATCCAATTTCTCAAGCTTGTGCAACTGTTTATTCACCTAGTTCGGGTGTCCGCTTAGATGTCTTTACGACAGAGCCTGGTGTACAATTGTATACTGGAAACTGGATGACAGGAAATGATATTGGGAAGTCGGGAAATACGTATTTGCCTTATGCTGGATTTTGCTTGGAAACACAACATTTTCCAGACAGTCCAAATCAACCTGAATTTCCATCTACTTTGCTGAAAACTGGAGAAGAATTTATATCCGAAACGCATTATAAATTTTCAATTGAAAAATAA
- the argH gene encoding argininosuccinate lyase → MKIWQKNIDVDAFVESFTVGNDRVMDLQLAAADVLGSLAHTRMLNSINLMTDEDLSLVQQELKNIYREILAGKFEIEDSVEDVHSQVEMLLTERIGEAGKKIHAGRSRNDQVLVDLKLYFRTEIHNIVNNTEILFHELIKLSEQYKDILIPGYTHLQIAMPSSFGLWFGAYAESLVDDLELMRAAWKVCNKNPLGSAAGYGSSFPLNRTMTTALLGFEDLNYNVVYAQMGRGKTERILAQAMSSIAATLAKFAMDVTLYINQNFGFISFPAHLTTGSSIMPHKKNPDVFELIRSRCNKIQALPNEIALMTTNLPSGYHRDLQLLKENLFPAFKSLNDCLEIATFMLENISVKKDVLNDPKYDYLFSVEVVNNEVLKGIPFREAYKNIGIAIDAGEFQPSKEVNHTHEGSIGNLGNDQIQRMFEQVKATFGFEKVEQALDELVK, encoded by the coding sequence ATGAAAATCTGGCAAAAAAATATAGATGTTGATGCATTCGTAGAATCATTTACCGTAGGCAATGATCGTGTAATGGATTTACAATTGGCAGCAGCTGATGTTTTGGGCTCTTTGGCTCATACACGCATGTTGAATAGTATCAACCTGATGACAGACGAAGATCTATCGTTAGTACAGCAGGAATTGAAAAATATCTATCGAGAAATACTAGCCGGAAAATTTGAAATTGAGGATTCAGTAGAAGATGTGCATTCTCAAGTGGAGATGTTGTTGACAGAACGAATCGGAGAAGCAGGGAAAAAAATCCATGCTGGACGTTCTCGTAATGATCAAGTTTTAGTTGATCTGAAATTATACTTTCGAACAGAGATTCACAATATCGTGAACAATACAGAAATTTTATTTCATGAGTTGATTAAACTAAGTGAGCAATACAAAGATATCCTGATCCCAGGTTATACGCATTTACAAATTGCTATGCCATCATCGTTTGGACTATGGTTTGGGGCTTATGCCGAGAGCCTAGTCGATGATTTAGAACTGATGAGAGCAGCATGGAAAGTGTGTAATAAGAATCCATTAGGTTCTGCTGCAGGTTACGGTTCCTCTTTTCCGCTAAATCGTACGATGACTACAGCGTTGTTAGGATTTGAAGACTTGAACTATAATGTGGTTTATGCGCAAATGGGTCGAGGAAAAACAGAAAGAATCTTAGCACAAGCAATGAGTTCCATAGCAGCGACTTTAGCCAAATTTGCGATGGATGTGACTTTATACATTAATCAAAACTTTGGATTTATATCTTTCCCAGCTCATTTGACAACAGGATCCAGCATTATGCCGCATAAAAAGAATCCTGATGTATTTGAATTGATCCGCTCACGTTGCAATAAAATTCAAGCACTGCCTAATGAAATTGCTTTGATGACAACTAATCTTCCATCAGGATATCACCGCGATTTACAGTTGCTAAAAGAAAATCTGTTTCCAGCATTTAAATCATTGAACGATTGCTTGGAAATAGCAACATTCATGTTGGAAAATATTTCTGTTAAAAAAGATGTATTGAATGACCCTAAATACGATTATTTGTTTTCTGTAGAAGTGGTGAATAATGAGGTGTTAAAAGGAATTCCTTTCCGTGAAGCGTATAAAAATATCGGAATTGCTATTGATGCAGGAGAATTCCAACCTTCCAAAGAAGTAAATCATACACATGAAGGAAGTATTGGTAACTTGGGCAATGACCAAATACAGCGTATGTTTGAACAAGTGAAGGCAACGTTTGGATTCGAAAAAGTAGAACAGGCATTAGATGAATTAGTGAAATAA
- the rbfA gene encoding 30S ribosome-binding factor RbfA, protein MGTESKRQQRFAGVLQQDLAELLQREGNSWAPGAFITVTRVRVTPDLAIARVYLSFLNTKTAPEDLKAIRTKTTEIRYKLGSKIKNQVRIVPQLDFFLDDTNEYVEHMDKIFEEISKETRQPD, encoded by the coding sequence ATGGGAACAGAAAGCAAAAGACAGCAACGTTTTGCAGGTGTATTACAACAAGACTTAGCCGAATTACTCCAACGCGAAGGCAATAGCTGGGCACCAGGTGCATTTATTACGGTTACACGGGTACGCGTCACACCAGACTTAGCGATTGCAAGGGTATATTTAAGTTTTTTAAATACGAAAACAGCTCCTGAAGATTTAAAAGCAATCCGTACTAAAACAACGGAGATTCGATATAAATTGGGCTCTAAAATAAAAAATCAGGTTAGGATTGTCCCTCAACTCGATTTTTTCCTAGACGATACCAATGAATATGTTGAGCATATGGATAAAATATTTGAAGAAATCAGCAAAGAAACAAGGCAACCAGATTAA
- the aat gene encoding leucyl/phenylalanyl-tRNA--protein transferase, whose protein sequence is MVFNLDFDKNQISFPHPKLADEDGLLAIGGDLSADRLVLAYENGIFPWFNDDTPILWYAPHERFVIFPEHLKISKSMRQVLKSNKFSITVDQAFSEVISNCSKIVRKDQDGTWITADMICAYTDLQKINYAHSVEVWQDNELVGGLYGIYINQVFCGESMFSKVSNASKVALIYLLTHFSLKFVDCQFHTPHLASMGGSIISQEEYLTLLKENDTTAI, encoded by the coding sequence ATGGTCTTTAATTTAGATTTTGATAAGAACCAAATTAGTTTTCCTCATCCTAAACTGGCAGATGAGGATGGATTATTAGCAATAGGTGGAGATTTGAGTGCTGATCGATTGGTGTTGGCTTATGAAAATGGTATATTTCCGTGGTTTAATGATGATACTCCTATTCTATGGTATGCTCCGCATGAACGATTTGTCATATTTCCTGAGCATCTTAAAATCAGCAAAAGTATGCGACAGGTATTGAAGAGTAACAAGTTTTCAATTACTGTCGATCAAGCTTTTTCTGAAGTCATCAGCAACTGCTCAAAAATTGTCCGAAAAGATCAGGATGGAACCTGGATTACAGCAGACATGATTTGTGCTTATACTGATCTTCAAAAAATCAACTATGCACACTCTGTTGAAGTATGGCAAGATAATGAATTGGTTGGTGGACTCTATGGAATTTATATCAACCAGGTTTTTTGTGGGGAAAGTATGTTTTCGAAAGTTTCTAACGCTTCAAAAGTAGCTTTGATTTATTTGTTAACACATTTTTCTTTAAAATTTGTAGACTGTCAATTTCACACGCCACATTTAGCTTCTATGGGAGGCTCTATCATTTCACAAGAAGAATATTTAACCCTATTAAAAGAAAATGACACAACAGCGATATAA
- a CDS encoding aminotransferase class V-fold PLP-dependent enzyme: MTQQRYKSYFDIPDHICYLTTPGSGLLPTASQKWRSERDKDFFSVSTDLRERQGEFNLGVKNSIAKFFTIPVNNVYNTSNFSTGFNALLERIPKDAKVLLLDGDYPSVNFPVIARGFQYVTAAIDEQLENNIFNTIKKHQPTVFIFSIVQYISGVKINLEFIRKIKDQFPELLIIGDGTQFLGTEVFDFSQSGFDIVGASGYKWLLGGYGNGFLLFSEFAKHVLFSQVATQHIQLDKMWDGKDIIQLYFEPGHIDTLSQGTLQQGIEFFNTLGLENTSAYTHQLVKQAKDELCKRNLLSPVTINRAETSTIFNLQIDQKHFSTLMENNIKCFPRGTGIRIGFHLYNDDADLERLLKIIDTKILT, from the coding sequence ATGACACAACAGCGATATAAATCATATTTTGATATTCCTGATCATATCTGCTATCTGACTACTCCAGGCTCTGGTTTATTGCCCACAGCTTCTCAAAAATGGCGTTCAGAAAGGGATAAAGATTTTTTTTCGGTATCTACTGATCTCAGAGAAAGACAAGGGGAATTTAATTTAGGTGTAAAAAATAGTATTGCTAAGTTTTTCACAATTCCTGTTAACAATGTGTATAACACGTCAAATTTTTCAACAGGTTTCAATGCTTTACTAGAACGAATTCCTAAAGATGCAAAGGTGCTATTGTTAGATGGGGACTATCCTTCCGTTAATTTTCCAGTCATTGCTAGAGGTTTTCAATATGTGACAGCTGCTATAGATGAGCAATTAGAAAATAACATATTCAACACGATAAAGAAACATCAGCCCACGGTATTTATTTTCAGTATAGTTCAATACATCTCTGGTGTAAAAATTAATCTTGAGTTTATAAGAAAGATAAAGGATCAATTCCCAGAATTACTGATCATAGGAGATGGAACGCAATTTTTAGGAACTGAGGTTTTTGATTTCTCGCAATCGGGTTTTGATATTGTGGGTGCAAGTGGATACAAATGGCTTTTAGGGGGTTATGGCAATGGTTTTCTTCTTTTTAGTGAATTTGCAAAGCATGTCCTTTTTTCTCAGGTCGCTACACAGCATATCCAACTGGATAAGATGTGGGATGGGAAAGATATCATTCAACTCTATTTTGAACCTGGTCATATCGATACCTTATCACAAGGGACTTTACAACAAGGAATAGAATTTTTTAACACACTAGGTTTAGAAAATACTTCTGCTTATACCCACCAACTGGTAAAGCAAGCCAAAGATGAGTTGTGCAAAAGAAATTTACTGAGTCCTGTTACCATCAATAGAGCAGAAACGAGTACTATTTTTAATCTGCAAATAGATCAAAAACATTTTTCCACTTTAATGGAGAATAATATCAAATGTTTCCCAAGAGGAACTGGGATACGAATCGGATTTCATCTTTATAATGATGATGCTGATTTAGAAAGATTATTAAAAATTATTGACACTAAAATTTTAACATAA
- the hemA gene encoding glutamyl-tRNA reductase, with amino-acid sequence MKNLKVLAFTHKHVELKDLGNLVICNEELESRLMNLKHNLDIPEVFYIGTCNRVEFVFYGAHDLTHEFIAQFMEKLNFCVPQERLQCYLGQVDKYEGLDALNHLLRMSCSLESLVVGEKEILAQVRRAYERCREAGFTGDFLRLLMDRLVKTAKEVYTYTKISRNPISVVSLAYRKLREIKLVENPRILIIGSGETNQNLAKYFQKNQSNNFVIFNRTVENAQKLAEELKAEVYPLAELMNYKGGFDILITCTGAPTAIIDNTLYQSLLNGETDKKVIVDLAVPNDIDAEVLVNNAIHYIEVSSLQAIANKNIEDRYSELSHAEKIIEDNIQEFIPIIKQRRVEVAMRQVPQKIKEIKSVALNEVFASEIQALNPEARDVLEKIINYMEKKYIKVPMVMAKEILVKVSENGVN; translated from the coding sequence TTGAAGAATCTTAAGGTATTAGCATTTACACATAAACACGTAGAACTTAAAGATTTAGGTAATCTAGTTATTTGTAATGAGGAGTTAGAAAGTAGACTAATGAATCTAAAACATAACTTAGATATTCCTGAAGTGTTCTATATTGGTACTTGTAACCGTGTTGAATTTGTGTTTTATGGTGCTCATGACTTAACCCATGAATTCATTGCTCAGTTTATGGAAAAACTCAATTTCTGTGTCCCTCAAGAAAGATTGCAATGCTATTTAGGTCAAGTCGACAAATATGAAGGTTTAGATGCTTTAAACCATCTACTTCGTATGTCTTGTTCACTTGAAAGCTTAGTCGTTGGTGAGAAAGAAATTTTAGCACAGGTGCGACGTGCTTACGAAAGATGTAGAGAAGCTGGTTTTACGGGTGATTTTTTACGTCTATTGATGGATCGTTTGGTGAAGACAGCAAAAGAAGTCTATACCTACACCAAAATATCTAGAAATCCTATTTCCGTTGTTTCGTTAGCTTACCGCAAATTAAGAGAGATCAAACTGGTTGAGAATCCAAGGATTTTAATTATTGGTTCTGGAGAAACCAATCAGAATCTTGCTAAGTACTTTCAAAAAAATCAATCGAATAATTTTGTGATTTTTAACCGCACTGTTGAAAATGCTCAAAAATTAGCTGAAGAATTAAAAGCAGAAGTTTATCCACTAGCAGAGTTGATGAACTATAAAGGTGGATTTGATATTTTAATTACTTGTACTGGTGCCCCAACAGCCATTATTGATAATACGTTGTACCAGTCTTTATTAAATGGAGAGACGGATAAAAAAGTCATTGTTGATTTAGCTGTTCCAAATGACATTGATGCTGAAGTACTCGTCAATAACGCCATTCATTATATCGAAGTTAGTTCGCTCCAGGCCATTGCAAATAAGAACATTGAAGACCGTTATAGTGAGTTATCTCATGCCGAAAAAATAATTGAGGATAATATCCAAGAGTTCATCCCTATTATCAAACAAAGACGTGTAGAAGTAGCCATGCGTCAAGTTCCACAAAAAATTAAAGAAATCAAATCTGTTGCATTGAATGAAGTTTTTGCTTCTGAGATTCAAGCCTTAAACCCCGAGGCTCGTGATGTACTGGAAAAGATCATTAATTACATGGAGAAAAAATACATCAAAGTTCCAATGGTTATGGCTAAAGAAATTTTAGTCAAAGTGAGCGAAAATGGTGTAAACTAA
- the hemC gene encoding hydroxymethylbilane synthase codes for MNRKLIIGTRGSALALWQANFIKDRLAEIGIESELKIIKTQGDIIQHLRLDKLEGKGFFTKELEEELLNGTIDLAVHSHKDLPTVNPPGLIIAAVSERENPAELLIIHKDCVDIKKRLSLKHNATIGTSSNRRKAQLSAIRPDLEFTDLRGNLQTRIQKLRDEQYDAIMLAKAGIARIEMDISDFHVEEIPAVELIPAPAQGVLAVQIREVDTELLQALKPINNEEVQKMIAVERKVLNLFDAGCHAPLGAYCRQTGDMYEAWASIADTSDDFPDRVYVKGDDPSKLADIIFSKYSKDRKLPTSVFITRDLDEHSYLSRFFAKHKMQADARSLIKIFPIINKLDPFILKHVDWIFFGSKNGIEHFFNLEPRLSKKTKIAVVGRGSEEALRKFDRVADFSGEQSGINMEEIGTRFAELANGGTVLIPRAKESLETIQKALSPETKIINMPVYETVLEDQVNATSAEVLIFTSPSNVEAYFVENLIEPDQHVICIGRSTAAKFDEMGLSYTLPYSPDEIGLAEAIFGLDYSS; via the coding sequence GTGAATAGAAAACTTATCATTGGAACACGTGGAAGTGCACTTGCGTTATGGCAAGCAAACTTTATAAAAGATCGTCTCGCTGAAATTGGCATTGAATCTGAATTAAAAATCATCAAAACTCAAGGTGATATTATTCAACACCTTCGTTTAGATAAGCTCGAAGGAAAGGGTTTCTTTACCAAGGAATTAGAAGAAGAGTTATTAAACGGAACCATTGATTTAGCCGTTCATTCACATAAAGATTTACCAACTGTAAACCCTCCAGGGTTGATAATTGCAGCAGTATCTGAACGCGAAAATCCTGCAGAGTTATTGATTATCCACAAAGATTGTGTTGATATCAAGAAACGACTTTCTTTAAAACACAATGCAACCATTGGAACCTCATCAAATCGTCGTAAAGCACAGCTTTCTGCTATAAGACCTGATTTAGAATTTACAGATCTAAGAGGTAATTTGCAGACGCGTATACAGAAGCTTCGTGATGAACAATATGATGCCATCATGTTAGCTAAAGCAGGTATTGCTCGAATTGAAATGGATATTTCAGATTTTCATGTTGAAGAAATTCCTGCTGTGGAATTGATCCCCGCTCCTGCTCAAGGTGTATTGGCTGTTCAGATTCGCGAAGTAGATACGGAACTATTGCAAGCGCTAAAACCGATCAACAATGAAGAGGTTCAAAAAATGATTGCTGTAGAGCGTAAAGTTCTTAATTTATTTGATGCGGGTTGTCATGCACCACTTGGTGCTTATTGTCGTCAGACAGGTGATATGTATGAAGCTTGGGCTTCTATTGCAGATACAAGTGATGATTTTCCAGATCGTGTGTATGTGAAAGGGGATGATCCTTCGAAATTAGCGGATATCATCTTTTCCAAATACAGCAAAGATCGCAAATTACCAACTTCTGTTTTCATTACACGTGATTTGGATGAGCATTCCTATTTATCACGTTTCTTTGCTAAACACAAGATGCAAGCGGATGCCCGTTCTTTAATTAAAATATTCCCCATTATTAATAAACTGGATCCTTTCATATTGAAACATGTGGATTGGATTTTCTTTGGTAGTAAGAATGGTATTGAACATTTCTTCAATCTGGAACCTCGTTTGAGTAAAAAAACGAAAATTGCGGTTGTAGGACGTGGATCTGAAGAGGCTTTACGAAAATTTGATCGTGTAGCTGATTTTTCTGGAGAACAGTCTGGGATTAATATGGAAGAGATCGGAACTCGTTTTGCCGAATTAGCAAATGGAGGAACTGTTTTAATTCCTCGCGCGAAGGAATCATTAGAAACGATTCAAAAAGCGCTCTCTCCTGAAACAAAGATTATCAATATGCCAGTCTATGAAACCGTTTTAGAAGATCAAGTAAATGCGACGAGTGCAGAGGTGTTGATATTCACAAGCCCCAGCAATGTAGAAGCTTATTTTGTTGAGAATTTAATCGAACCTGACCAGCATGTAATTTGCATCGGTCGTTCCACTGCTGCAAAATTTGACGAAATGGGACTATCGTACACACTACCTTATTCGCCAGATGAAATTGGCTTAGCTGAGGCAATTTTTGGATTAGACTATTCATCATAA
- the hemB gene encoding porphobilinogen synthase, producing MLQRPRRNRKSAVIRDMIQENRLSTGNLIFPLFIVEGQNQKTEITSMPGIFRYSIDNLLREIEGCLKLGLNSFDLFPAVEESLKDKFATESYKKGTLYLRAIEEVKKNFPEACVITDVAMDPYSSDGHDGIVEDGEILNDETLVVLGKMALAHAQAGADIIAPSDMMDGRIGYIRNILDENGFTHVSLMSYTAKYASAFYGPFRDALGSAPKKGDKKSYQMNYANAREALIEAQLDLEEGADFLMVKPGLPYLDIIKSLHDNFDLPIAAYNVSGEYAMIKAAIGNGWLQENAILETLMSFRRAGATAILTYHAKEAIEKGWIK from the coding sequence ATGTTACAACGTCCGAGAAGAAATCGCAAATCAGCCGTGATTCGCGATATGATTCAAGAAAACCGTTTAAGTACGGGTAATTTAATCTTTCCACTCTTTATTGTAGAAGGACAAAATCAAAAAACAGAAATTACGTCAATGCCTGGTATCTTTCGCTATTCGATTGATAACTTATTGCGTGAGATAGAAGGCTGTTTAAAATTGGGATTAAATTCATTTGATTTATTTCCTGCTGTAGAAGAATCTTTGAAAGATAAATTTGCTACAGAAAGTTATAAAAAGGGAACTTTATATCTTCGCGCTATTGAAGAGGTAAAGAAGAATTTCCCTGAGGCATGTGTGATCACAGATGTTGCTATGGATCCTTATAGTTCTGATGGTCATGATGGTATTGTTGAAGATGGTGAAATCCTAAATGATGAGACTTTAGTTGTTTTAGGCAAAATGGCCTTAGCACATGCACAAGCAGGTGCAGACATCATCGCTCCTTCGGACATGATGGATGGACGTATTGGCTATATTCGAAATATACTCGATGAGAATGGCTTTACCCATGTTTCTTTAATGTCTTATACGGCTAAATATGCTTCTGCATTTTACGGTCCTTTTCGTGATGCGCTAGGTTCTGCTCCAAAAAAAGGAGATAAAAAGTCCTACCAAATGAACTATGCCAATGCTAGAGAGGCTCTAATAGAAGCGCAATTAGATCTAGAAGAGGGTGCAGACTTTTTAATGGTGAAACCAGGTCTTCCTTATTTGGATATCATCAAGTCGTTGCATGATAATTTTGATTTACCGATTGCGGCTTATAATGTCTCTGGTGAATATGCGATGATTAAAGCTGCTATCGGAAACGGTTGGTTACAAGAAAATGCTATTTTGGAAACTTTAATGAGCTTCCGTCGAGCAGGTGCTACTGCAATCTTGACTTATCACGCTAAAGAAGCTATTGAAAAAGGATGGATAAAATAA